TGCGGAAATCGGTCGAGGCCGACAGCGACTCCGCCTCGGCGACGATCTTCTCCTTGATCCGCTTGCCCTCGGCATTGACCTTGTCGAGCTCGGCGAAGAACTCCTTGCGCTTGTGTTCGAAGGTGTTCCGCGCCTGGGAGAACCGGGCCCACAGCTCCTGATCCACCGAACGCGGCAGACGCGGACCGCTGCGCTGCATGTCCTTCCACTGGGCGAAGAGCTCACGCAGGCGGGCACCTGACTGCTTCCACTGGATCTTCGCCGGATCCTGTTTGGCCAGAGTCTCGGCCTCCACGACCAGGGATTCACGGTCCTCCGCGGCGGCCAGCTTCGCTGCCTGAGCGCGGGCGGCTTGTCGGGACTCCGTGGCCTCGGCATCGGAGATGAGGGTGTCGAGCGTGGCGCTCAGTCCCTTGAGATCGCCGACGACATTGGCCTTCGGCAGCGTCTCCTGCAGCGTCTTCGCCGCTGAGACGACCTCACGTCCGGGAGCGCCGGCGGACAGACGGTTGCGCAGCAGAACCGCGCTCTCGGCGAGTTCGACGTACTTCTTCGCGAAGTACTCGAGTGCTTCGTCGGGGGTGGCGTCCGGGTACTGACCGACGGCCCGCTCACCGTCGGCAGTGGTGACGAACACATTGCCGTCCGCATCGGCACGACCATGACTCACCGCGCGAGCCACCTCGGCGTCGTGGTCGATATGGCTGGCATTGACCACCTGTGCGGCCTGCGGACGCGGCAGCGACGACGGACGGGGGGTCGGCTTCGGTGTCGGGGTCGACATGGTTCTCACCTTGTTTCCATCGGTCGAACCGGCAGGTCTTCACACCCGCCGATCACTCGATTGTGGGATAGACGTTATCCCAGCATAACCATCGGCGCGCGTGTAGATAGACTTTGCTCATGGATGTGTTCTCGACCAACGCCGAATTCCTCGACGTCAACTGCTATGCGGTGCGCGCTGCCGGGCGCAGCGACTGCATTCTCATCGACTCCGGATACGACTGCGCACCCGGGCTCGAGAAGCTGCTGAGCGAGGAGGGACTGGAGCCACGGGCGATCTTCCTCACCCATGGTCACCCCGACCATATTCTGGGCCTGACCAATGTGCTCGCTCGCTGGAACCTGCCCGTCCACCTCGGCGCTGCCGACCAGTACCGTCTGGACTCACCGGCGACGACGCTCAACCCGCAGTTCGCGGCGATGCTCGCACCGCTCGTTCAGGACTGGAACGTCCCTGAGACCGAGGGCGTCACCGACGGACAGAGCTTCGAGATCGCCGGGTTGAGCATCACCGCGGTGGCCGCTCCCGGCCATACCGAAGGGTCCATGCTGCTGCGCGTCGTCGACGGCGAGGAAGAGGTCATCTTCACCGGTGACGTCGTCTTCGCCGGAGCCATCGGCCGTGTCGACCTGCCCGGGGGAGACTCGCAGGCGATGCAGGAGTCGCTGCGGACGTTCGCGACGCTGCCGGATGTGCCGATCTATCCTGGACACGGTCCGGCATCCCGGGTGAGCACGGAACTCGCGACGAATCCGTTCTTCTGACGCCTCCGCCCCCCCGAGTCAGACACCACACGAATCAGCGGTGCCGCACGGCATCGCACCCCAACGAAAGCAAGGAGCACCATGGCGAAGTCAGCCCGTCTGTCCGGATTCCCGGAACGGCTTCCGGCCGAACGCGTGATCGAGAGGACCATCATCGACACCCTCGAGCACACCTTCGCCCTGCACGGGTTCTCTGCTCTCAACCACCGCGCCGTCGAACCGATCAGCCAACTGGCCAAGGACGGAGAGATCGACAAGGAGATCTTCGCCGTCTCCCGCCTCCACTCCGACGGTGCCGAACGCAATCCGCTCGGTCTCCACTTCGACCTCACGGTGCCTCTGGCTCGCTATATCGCCGACAATGCGAACGAACTGAGCTTCCCGTTCAAGGCCGCCCGCGTCCAGCCCGTGTGGCGCGGCGAACGCCCGCAGGCCGGCCGCTACCGTGAGTTCATCCAGGCCGATATCGACGTCATCGCCGATGGGGAGCTGCCCGGACACTTCGAGGTCGAGATCCCCCTGGCTGTGGCCGATGCGTTCTCGCGGCTCGCCCCGCTCGGCGTGCCCGGAATCAAGATCGTCGTCAACGACCGCAGGCTGCTCGAAGGCTTCGCCCGCGGAATCGGACTGACGAACATCCAGGCCGTGCTGCGCTGTCTCGACAAGTACGACAAGATCGGTCCCGCCGAGGTCGGCAAGCTGCTCGCGACCGAAGCCGGTGCCGATGAGCAGCAGCAGCGTCTTTGCCTCCAGCTGGCCGCCATCGAATCCGACTCCCCGGACTTCGCCGATGAGGTGCGTGCCCTCGGCGTCGAGCACCCGCTGCTCGATGCCGGACTCGAATCGCTGACGACGCTGCTCGAAGCCGCAGCCGTTCGCGCTCCCGGGGTCGTCGTCGCCCAGCTGAAGATCGCCCGCGGTCTCGACTACTACACGGGAGCGGTCTATGAGACCCAGCTGATCGGTCACGAGGAGCTCGGCTCCGTATCCTCCGGCGGTCGCTACGACTCACTCGTCACCGTGGGGAAGAAGAACTATCCCGGGGTGGGCATGTCCATCGGCGTCTCCCGCCTCATGGCGTTCATCCTCGGCGAGGAATCACAGATCGGCGCCACTCGCGGCACTCCCTCGGCCGTCGTCATCGCCGTCACCGAGGAGGCCCGCCGAAGCGAGGCAGACGCCGTGGCCGCGAAGCTCCGGTCCAGGGACATCCCGTGCGAGGTGTCGCCGAACGCTGCGAAGTTCGGCAAGCAGATCCGCTACGCCGAGCGCCGCGACATCCCGTTCGTCTGGTTCACCGATGGTGAGTCCGGTCACGAGGTCAAGGACATCCGGTCGGGCGAGCAGTCCACGGCCGATCCGGATACGTGGACTCTGGCAGTCGACGACCTCTGGCCCCGCGTGTACCGGAGCTGAGCGCAGGGCGACTATCATTGTTCACGCGCTAGACCACAACATCACAAAGGAGCCCTAGGTGCTGCGAAGCCACGAAGCCGGAAGCCTGCGAGCCGCGAACGCAGGAGAAACCGTCACCCTCACCGGGTGGGTCGATCGTCGTCGCGATCACGGAGGTGTCGCCTTCATCGATCTGCGTGACGCTTCGGGAATCGTGCAGGTCGTCGTCCGTGAGGACGATGCCCACCAGCTGCGCAACGAAACCGTCGTCAAGGCCACCGGCACCGTGTCGGTCCGTCCCGAAGGCAACACGAACCCGAACCTGCCCACCGGTGAGGTCGAGGTCATCGACACGGCC
Above is a window of Brevibacterium siliguriense DNA encoding:
- a CDS encoding DUF349 domain-containing protein — encoded protein: MSTPTPKPTPRPSSLPRPQAAQVVNASHIDHDAEVARAVSHGRADADGNVFVTTADGERAVGQYPDATPDEALEYFAKKYVELAESAVLLRNRLSAGAPGREVVSAAKTLQETLPKANVVGDLKGLSATLDTLISDAEATESRQAARAQAAKLAAAEDRESLVVEAETLAKQDPAKIQWKQSGARLRELFAQWKDMQRSGPRLPRSVDQELWARFSQARNTFEHKRKEFFAELDKVNAEGKRIKEKIVAEAESLSASTDFRTVSQKYKDLMSQWKRAPRASRKDDDALWARFRAAQDVFFSARDAENAALDEEFKSNLVVKEELLKKAQALLPITDPVAAKRDLRAIQDEWEEAGKVPRADVSRMENGLRDVERALADAEEAAWQRSNPETKARTSGALSQLDDSIVELEKKLETAKSGGDEKAVAEAQEALDARRAWRDQLAQTAAELD
- a CDS encoding MBL fold metallo-hydrolase is translated as MDVFSTNAEFLDVNCYAVRAAGRSDCILIDSGYDCAPGLEKLLSEEGLEPRAIFLTHGHPDHILGLTNVLARWNLPVHLGAADQYRLDSPATTLNPQFAAMLAPLVQDWNVPETEGVTDGQSFEIAGLSITAVAAPGHTEGSMLLRVVDGEEEVIFTGDVVFAGAIGRVDLPGGDSQAMQESLRTFATLPDVPIYPGHGPASRVSTELATNPFF
- the hisS gene encoding histidine--tRNA ligase, whose protein sequence is MAKSARLSGFPERLPAERVIERTIIDTLEHTFALHGFSALNHRAVEPISQLAKDGEIDKEIFAVSRLHSDGAERNPLGLHFDLTVPLARYIADNANELSFPFKAARVQPVWRGERPQAGRYREFIQADIDVIADGELPGHFEVEIPLAVADAFSRLAPLGVPGIKIVVNDRRLLEGFARGIGLTNIQAVLRCLDKYDKIGPAEVGKLLATEAGADEQQQRLCLQLAAIESDSPDFADEVRALGVEHPLLDAGLESLTTLLEAAAVRAPGVVVAQLKIARGLDYYTGAVYETQLIGHEELGSVSSGGRYDSLVTVGKKNYPGVGMSIGVSRLMAFILGEESQIGATRGTPSAVVIAVTEEARRSEADAVAAKLRSRDIPCEVSPNAAKFGKQIRYAERRDIPFVWFTDGESGHEVKDIRSGEQSTADPDTWTLAVDDLWPRVYRS